AACCGCATCGCCCCGACGCTGGCGCGTCTACCCGTTACAAGAGCAGCTCGCTACGGCTTCGTCGGTGCTGGGTCCGAAGGTGTCGGAGTCCGCGATGACGGTGTAGACCTCCCAGCGTTCGCCGCCGGGGCCGGTGACCCACACCTTGTCCTGGCTGGCGTAACAGCAGGTGGTGTTGAGCTCCTCGTCGGTGACCAGCCCTCGTTCGGTGAGACGGCCGATTTCGGCGTGCACGGTGTCACTCGAGGCGACTTCCACGCCGAGGTGATTCAGGCTGCCGCCGTGACCGGGGTTCTCGAGCAGCACCAGTTTGAGCGGGGGTTCGGCGATCGCGAAGTTGGCGTAACCGGGCTTGACCTTCGCCGGCTCGGCATTGAACAGCTTGGAGTAGAAGGCGATCGCCTCGCCGAGGTCGTCGACATTGAGGGCGAGTTGCACACGAGACATGGGGGTGTCCTTTCTTTTCGGTGCGACTATGGGGTTGTGGTGGGGAGGAGTTCGGCGATCAACGCCTCGACGTGCTGGGCGATGTCGTCGCGGATGGCGCGCACCGCGGTCAGCGGTTGGCCGGCGGGGTCGGGCACTTTCCAGTCGCGGTAGGACACTCCGGGAAAGTACGGACAGGTGTCGCCGCAGCCCATGGTGATCACGACGTCGCTGGTCTGGACGTCTTCACCGGTGAGGATTTTCGGGTTGGCCGCGGTGATGTCGATGCCCAGCTCGGCCATGGCGTCAATGGCGACGGGGTTGACCTCATCGGCGGGTTGCGTTCCGGCGGAACGGACTTCGATGCGGCCTTCGGCCATCCGGCTCAGCAGGGCGGCGGCCATCTGCGAGCGTCCGGCGTTGTGCACGC
This genomic interval from Mycobacterium sp. SMC-2 contains the following:
- a CDS encoding ArsI/CadI family heavy metal resistance metalloenzyme codes for the protein MSRVQLALNVDDLGEAIAFYSKLFNAEPAKVKPGYANFAIAEPPLKLVLLENPGHGGSLNHLGVEVASSDTVHAEIGRLTERGLVTDEELNTTCCYASQDKVWVTGPGGERWEVYTVIADSDTFGPSTDEAVASCSCNG